One segment of Vibrio agarivorans DNA contains the following:
- a CDS encoding LysR family transcriptional regulator, whose protein sequence is MINRTWLSTFKTLVEVGHFTQTAEKLFMTQPGVSQHVRKLEQACGHALLTRYQKRFDLTEQGQLMYQYACQIEQQESDLAEAMQLDSPHIGECKLACSGAIALYLYPKLLELQKQYPRLQLPVEAAPNTSILTHVHEGKIDLGIVTTIDHPELYNIDPLGDEELCLILPKDYAGKTLDFDGLNALGLIGHPDAQRYLNLYFSRCGEPALEQLNAETFYRSGYMNQIHQILLPVAQGLGFTILAQAAVESCAFKDELVVYQPKTPVKLPLSLIHKAQRHLPARKALIKEYILEQF, encoded by the coding sequence ATGATCAATCGCACTTGGCTTAGCACATTCAAAACACTGGTCGAAGTTGGCCACTTTACTCAAACAGCGGAAAAGCTGTTTATGACTCAACCTGGGGTCAGTCAACATGTGCGTAAACTCGAGCAAGCGTGTGGGCATGCGCTGTTGACTCGTTATCAAAAACGTTTTGATCTCACCGAGCAGGGGCAGTTAATGTATCAATATGCCTGCCAGATTGAACAACAAGAGAGTGACCTAGCAGAAGCGATGCAGTTGGACTCACCGCACATTGGTGAATGTAAACTGGCGTGTTCAGGCGCTATCGCTCTTTATCTATATCCAAAGCTACTTGAGTTACAAAAGCAGTACCCACGCTTGCAACTGCCGGTAGAGGCTGCGCCGAACACAAGTATTCTGACTCATGTTCATGAAGGGAAAATTGATTTAGGCATTGTGACTACCATCGATCACCCTGAACTCTACAATATAGATCCCCTGGGTGATGAAGAACTATGCCTGATTTTGCCCAAAGACTATGCTGGCAAGACGCTCGATTTTGATGGGTTAAATGCGTTGGGGTTAATTGGTCACCCAGATGCGCAGCGCTATCTTAATCTTTACTTCTCTCGTTGCGGCGAGCCAGCTCTTGAGCAGCTCAACGCAGAGACGTTTTATCGCTCTGGGTACATGAATCAAATTCATCAGATTTTGTTGCCTGTCGCTCAAGGTTTAGGCTTTACCATTTTGGCGCAAGCCGCAGTTGAAAGCTGCGCTTTCAAAGACGAGCTGGTGGTCTATCAACCGAAGACGCCAGTGAAGCTACCCCTATCACTCATCCATAAGGCGCAAAGACACCTACCCGCACGCAAGGCGCTGATCAAAGAGTATATCCTTGAGCAGTTTTGA
- a CDS encoding nitrogenase-stabilizing/protective protein NifW, which translates to MSFPELQRQLASLPNIEALFEYFEVEVNRQFLYQNQSAILKRFNGYLLLQKPEDWFAARRALRTAFCKIHRGQLDTQTRSACRGCTSCLRR; encoded by the coding sequence ATGAGCTTCCCTGAACTGCAACGTCAACTTGCCTCCCTCCCTAACATCGAAGCTCTGTTTGAGTATTTCGAGGTAGAGGTCAATCGACAATTTCTCTATCAGAATCAAAGTGCCATTCTTAAACGCTTTAATGGCTATCTTTTGCTGCAAAAGCCTGAAGATTGGTTTGCTGCGCGTCGCGCTCTACGCACAGCCTTTTGTAAAATCCATCGTGGTCAACTCGATACTCAGACACGCTCAGCTTGTAGAGGCTGCACATCCTGCTTACGTCGCTAG
- a CDS encoding arginine deiminase-related protein: protein MRVNQSAVSAIDSRQNANCVVMVPPKEFQFNQETASDNEFQIAVTLTPEQVTERVMREYRTMVTGLRANGVQVIEFDYPLADSATPDAVFPNNWFNTQPNGHIATFPMACKNRQSEVRVDALLSTLELQGRKATHVEDLTHWLPRKQYLESTGVMVMDHLGKCIYAALSQRCDREVLDSYALSQGYEVVAFSTELSSGSSIYHTNVMMSVGESFAVICDEVIPEFERRMVLKSLAKTKQVISITQQQMSQFCGNLLQLENARGEKCIAMSQSAYDAFTSVQKSQLSTHGKLLAFDVSTIETIGGGSVRCMLAEVFLPQS from the coding sequence ATGCGTGTAAACCAATCGGCTGTTTCAGCCATCGATTCTCGTCAAAATGCCAATTGTGTGGTGATGGTGCCGCCAAAAGAGTTTCAGTTTAATCAGGAAACGGCATCAGACAACGAATTTCAAATTGCAGTGACATTAACGCCAGAACAGGTCACTGAACGAGTGATGAGGGAATATCGCACCATGGTTACTGGCCTACGAGCCAATGGTGTCCAAGTCATAGAGTTTGATTATCCACTGGCTGATAGCGCGACACCGGATGCTGTCTTTCCCAATAATTGGTTCAACACGCAGCCAAACGGCCACATCGCCACCTTTCCTATGGCGTGTAAAAATCGTCAATCAGAAGTCCGCGTTGATGCGCTGCTTAGCACGCTGGAGCTGCAAGGTCGCAAGGCGACTCATGTTGAGGATCTCACTCATTGGTTGCCGCGAAAGCAATATTTGGAAAGCACGGGTGTGATGGTGATGGATCATCTGGGCAAATGCATCTATGCCGCCTTATCACAACGGTGTGACCGAGAGGTGCTTGATAGCTATGCGCTAAGTCAAGGCTATGAGGTTGTCGCGTTCTCTACTGAGCTATCTTCTGGTTCAAGTATCTACCACACCAATGTGATGATGTCGGTGGGTGAAAGCTTTGCGGTTATCTGTGATGAAGTGATCCCTGAGTTTGAGCGTCGCATGGTGCTGAAGTCGTTAGCAAAAACCAAGCAGGTTATCTCAATCACTCAACAGCAGATGAGTCAGTTTTGTGGCAACCTTCTTCAGTTAGAGAACGCTCGCGGAGAGAAGTGTATTGCGATGTCGCAAAGTGCTTATGATGCATTTACGTCAGTGCAGAAATCTCAACTCTCTACACATGGCAAGTTGCTTGCCTTTGATGTCTCTACGATTGAAACCATTGGCGGGGGGAGTGTGCGATGTATGCTGGCTGAAGTATTTCTTCCTCAGTCATAG
- a CDS encoding ABC transporter ATP-binding protein: MFKKFESFTQPFPDDSPQPPPNGIFAFCRHYTRGFEVPLLLMSLMSLVVAVVEVSLFGAMGNLVDWLSNSDPATFWQENGSQLIGYSVLLLVVMPILVVIYSLLVHQTLLGNYPMSIRWLAHRYLLKQSVTFYQDDFAGRVATKVMQTSLAVRETVMKTMDVFVYVSVYFTSIVVLLAQADVRLMIPMLLWLASYISIQLYYVPKLKKVASDQADARSTMTGRIVDSYTNIATVKLFSHTDRETEYAQKGMQGFLKTVYQQMRLVTGFDVLVELTNYLLVFSIGAISIYLWMNNAITVGSIAIAIALALRINGMSKWIMWEVSSLFENMGTVVDGMKTLSKPIAIEDKPNAQPLSVERGEITFDNVSFHYGENKGVINHLNLAIKPGEKVGLVGRSGAGKSTLVNLLLRFHDVEAGQIKIDGQAITEVTQDSLRANIGMVTQDTSLLHRSIRDNILYSNPAASEEDLFNATQQAHADEFIQTLTDPFGNVGYDAQVGERGVKLSGGQRQRIAISRVLLKNAPILVLDEATSALDSEVEAAIQESLDELMVGKTVIAIAHRLSTIAAMDRLIVLDKGEIVEQGSHQELLKHGGIYAHLWAHQTGGFIGTDEEDKDALQG, encoded by the coding sequence ATGTTTAAAAAGTTTGAAAGCTTTACCCAACCTTTTCCCGATGACTCCCCTCAGCCGCCACCAAATGGTATTTTCGCGTTTTGTCGCCACTATACGCGCGGATTCGAAGTCCCTTTACTATTGATGTCACTGATGTCGCTCGTTGTGGCTGTGGTTGAAGTCTCTCTATTTGGCGCGATGGGTAACTTAGTCGATTGGTTATCCAACAGTGATCCTGCCACTTTCTGGCAAGAAAACGGATCGCAACTGATCGGGTATTCAGTGCTGTTACTAGTAGTGATGCCTATTTTAGTGGTGATCTATTCGTTGTTGGTCCATCAAACGCTACTCGGTAACTACCCAATGTCGATTCGTTGGCTAGCTCACCGTTATCTGCTTAAGCAAAGCGTGACATTTTACCAAGATGACTTTGCAGGGCGTGTGGCAACTAAAGTGATGCAAACCTCGCTCGCCGTGCGTGAAACCGTTATGAAGACAATGGATGTATTCGTCTATGTGAGTGTGTATTTCACTTCAATTGTTGTCTTATTGGCTCAAGCTGATGTTCGACTGATGATCCCTATGCTGCTTTGGCTGGCTTCGTACATCTCAATTCAGCTTTACTATGTCCCCAAACTCAAGAAAGTCGCTTCTGATCAAGCAGATGCTCGCTCGACGATGACCGGGCGTATTGTCGACAGCTATACCAATATCGCGACAGTTAAACTATTTTCTCATACCGACCGAGAGACCGAGTATGCCCAAAAAGGGATGCAAGGCTTCTTGAAAACTGTTTATCAACAAATGCGCCTAGTCACAGGCTTTGACGTGCTGGTGGAGCTGACTAATTATCTGTTGGTGTTTTCTATCGGTGCGATTTCGATTTACTTGTGGATGAATAATGCCATTACCGTCGGCTCGATTGCGATTGCCATCGCTCTTGCGCTTCGGATCAACGGCATGTCAAAGTGGATCATGTGGGAGGTAAGCTCGCTATTTGAAAATATGGGTACAGTTGTTGATGGGATGAAAACCCTCTCTAAGCCGATCGCAATTGAAGACAAACCAAATGCGCAGCCTCTTTCGGTTGAACGTGGCGAAATTACCTTTGATAACGTGAGCTTTCACTATGGCGAAAACAAGGGCGTGATCAATCACCTTAACCTTGCCATTAAGCCTGGTGAAAAAGTTGGCTTGGTAGGGCGTTCCGGCGCGGGTAAATCAACCTTAGTCAACTTATTGCTGCGCTTTCATGATGTTGAAGCTGGTCAAATAAAGATTGATGGCCAAGCGATCACCGAGGTCACGCAAGACTCGCTGCGTGCCAACATTGGTATGGTGACACAAGACACTTCCCTACTGCACCGTTCTATTCGCGATAATATTTTATACAGTAACCCAGCAGCGAGCGAAGAAGACCTGTTTAATGCTACCCAACAAGCGCACGCCGATGAGTTTATCCAAACCTTAACAGACCCGTTTGGCAATGTGGGTTATGACGCGCAAGTCGGTGAACGAGGTGTCAAACTCTCTGGAGGTCAACGACAACGTATTGCCATTTCGCGTGTTCTCTTGAAAAACGCACCGATACTGGTACTTGATGAAGCGACCTCCGCCCTTGACTCTGAAGTGGAAGCCGCCATTCAAGAAAGTTTAGACGAACTAATGGTGGGTAAAACAGTGATAGCCATCGCTCACCGACTGTCCACCATCGCTGCGATGGACCGACTTATCGTGCTCGATAAAGGCGAAATTGTTGAACAAGGCTCTCACCAAGAGCTACTCAAACACGGTGGAATCTATGCTCATCTCTGGGCACATCAAACGGGTGGCTTTATCGGAACGGATGAAGAGGACAAAGATGCCCTTCAAGGCTAA
- a CDS encoding M48 family metalloprotease — protein sequence MNNKIAVAIVGAGIVSGCSVSPEYDKSVGEQNSKMVEAQMGLYQKHQLDEYVDQVGQRLVAQLENPEFEFSFHIVDDTTPNAFALPGGYIYISRGLLALMNNEDELACVLAHEIIHVTERHSVKQMKRSILPGLTQVPGNIVGSVISEDLGALINAPLAVGSGLFMASYSRGHETQSDELGVRLAVKAGYNPYAMGVILTRLNEAVEFTTQQQAQKSYFDSHPYTPERVEHVNQWATQFSNAFAPPADGEFVQELDGLLLGSNPDKGVFVEDDYLHPQLGFSMHFPAEWQKVNQPNAVAAANKAQTGMVALTLVNADYNAEQVSQQFSQYMQQRFDYKVEISQYKNDWGTQTYHAQVRDQKEGKPVFLDQYWLDVDELTYQIMSVSQSDTVVATGESALSFKPITDKQRQSIKQREMMIVKVQQGENISQLLKRVDSPMQTKGVEILNGLASVDDIEAGDSLKVIIKAPYTSNQ from the coding sequence ATGAACAATAAAATAGCGGTCGCAATTGTTGGTGCGGGAATTGTCTCTGGGTGTAGCGTTAGCCCTGAGTATGATAAGTCAGTTGGCGAACAGAACTCTAAAATGGTTGAAGCACAAATGGGGCTCTACCAAAAACATCAGTTAGATGAGTATGTCGATCAAGTCGGGCAACGTCTAGTGGCTCAACTTGAGAATCCCGAGTTCGAGTTCTCTTTTCATATTGTTGATGACACAACACCGAATGCCTTTGCACTGCCGGGCGGGTATATCTACATTTCTCGTGGATTACTCGCTTTGATGAATAACGAAGATGAATTGGCCTGTGTATTAGCACACGAGATTATTCACGTCACTGAGCGTCACTCCGTAAAGCAGATGAAGCGTAGCATTCTTCCGGGTTTAACTCAGGTGCCGGGCAATATCGTCGGTAGTGTCATCAGTGAAGATCTCGGGGCGTTGATTAACGCACCTTTGGCTGTCGGCAGCGGCCTATTTATGGCGAGTTATAGCCGAGGTCATGAAACGCAATCCGATGAGTTGGGTGTCAGACTGGCAGTGAAGGCGGGGTATAATCCGTATGCGATGGGGGTCATTTTGACTCGCCTCAATGAAGCGGTCGAGTTTACTACTCAGCAGCAGGCACAAAAAAGTTATTTTGATAGCCACCCGTACACCCCAGAGCGCGTAGAACACGTGAACCAATGGGCGACACAGTTCTCCAATGCATTCGCTCCGCCTGCTGACGGTGAGTTTGTTCAGGAGCTTGATGGGCTGCTGTTAGGTAGTAACCCTGATAAAGGTGTGTTCGTCGAAGATGACTATTTGCATCCGCAGTTGGGCTTTAGTATGCACTTTCCAGCTGAGTGGCAAAAAGTCAATCAGCCGAATGCGGTGGCAGCGGCCAACAAGGCACAAACCGGAATGGTCGCGCTGACGTTAGTCAACGCTGATTACAACGCCGAGCAGGTGTCTCAGCAGTTTTCTCAATACATGCAGCAGCGTTTTGATTATAAAGTTGAAATCTCTCAGTATAAGAACGACTGGGGAACGCAAACTTATCACGCGCAAGTGAGAGATCAGAAAGAAGGCAAGCCAGTTTTCCTTGATCAGTATTGGTTAGATGTCGACGAGCTGACTTACCAAATCATGAGTGTTAGCCAGTCGGATACGGTCGTTGCCACAGGCGAGAGTGCCTTGAGCTTTAAACCGATCACCGATAAACAGCGTCAATCCATCAAGCAGCGAGAGATGATGATTGTCAAAGTTCAACAAGGCGAGAATATCTCACAACTCTTAAAGCGTGTTGATTCTCCAATGCAGACCAAAGGTGTTGAGATTCTTAATGGCTTGGCCTCTGTCGATGACATCGAAGCGGGGGATAGCCTTAAAGTGATCATCAAAGCGCCATACACCTCAAACCAATAG
- a CDS encoding DUF342 domain-containing protein, with protein MWTDFLSWSDDKTQVIAMLPDDSMGVPASFSQQGLDDALSQIDAASLRIDEAGVQSFINFAKEDKKEARAGISIAQRVDATLEVSFTQDCQIASLICTGAYGGEALTPQKMIEVIQFAGVKKGINKTALKKLLLKSAQLKPGEQVTQPIAQGRLPIHGKDAKFISLIQRSSKKTPEQENLGKIDMLDRGVALTVEVGQPLMKREPATAGRPGITVLGDIIQPKPGKNTELKESKGSQFSKNHPEVLVATKAGLPLIRDTTVEVDDVMKVATIGVESGHVQFNGSVIVSGNIESDMQVDVTGNLIVGGFVESANIRAGGDITIAKGIIGHNVSEGEEKSCRVSCGGSVTAHYAQFCQVKAAQDISLQIHCLNSDIQTGNDLLVVDRTERQGTVGGGVLNIGNKLTCVNLGVEGNTATHIMAFSNFQQQKEQTETLKANYKLAQERTMEVIRKEMAFKKIPKAERTEQAERELQQFKNEIDNNLVAAKNALDLHQLEFEDKLENNTVEVKGKVYSHVTIQFGDEKVTTSKEHGASIFSFNQYKIKRTSPFSEAI; from the coding sequence ATGTGGACAGATTTTCTCAGTTGGTCAGATGACAAGACACAAGTTATCGCTATGCTTCCCGATGATTCAATGGGAGTGCCAGCGAGTTTTAGCCAGCAAGGTTTAGACGATGCGCTTAGCCAAATTGATGCCGCGAGTTTGCGCATTGATGAAGCTGGCGTGCAGAGTTTTATCAACTTCGCTAAAGAAGACAAGAAGGAAGCTCGCGCTGGAATCTCAATTGCTCAGCGTGTTGATGCTACGCTTGAGGTTTCTTTTACCCAAGACTGTCAAATCGCGAGTTTGATTTGTACTGGAGCTTACGGCGGTGAGGCTCTAACACCACAGAAAATGATTGAAGTGATTCAGTTTGCTGGCGTTAAGAAAGGGATCAATAAAACGGCGCTCAAGAAGTTACTGCTAAAGAGTGCTCAGTTGAAACCCGGAGAGCAAGTGACTCAGCCTATCGCGCAGGGGCGTTTACCGATTCATGGTAAAGACGCCAAGTTCATTTCCTTGATTCAGCGCAGTAGTAAAAAGACGCCAGAGCAGGAGAACCTTGGAAAAATCGATATGCTTGACCGAGGTGTTGCTCTGACTGTTGAGGTGGGGCAGCCACTAATGAAGCGAGAACCTGCAACGGCCGGTCGCCCAGGCATTACGGTTTTAGGCGATATAATCCAACCAAAACCAGGTAAAAATACCGAGCTAAAAGAGAGTAAAGGCTCACAGTTTAGCAAAAATCACCCGGAGGTGTTGGTCGCCACTAAAGCTGGTTTACCATTGATTCGTGATACCACGGTTGAAGTTGATGATGTCATGAAGGTTGCGACAATTGGTGTCGAGTCTGGGCATGTTCAGTTTAACGGCAGCGTGATCGTATCGGGTAACATAGAATCTGATATGCAGGTCGATGTGACCGGCAACCTCATCGTTGGTGGATTTGTTGAATCAGCTAACATCCGTGCCGGGGGAGATATTACGATCGCTAAAGGCATCATTGGGCATAATGTTTCTGAAGGCGAAGAGAAAAGTTGTCGTGTGTCTTGTGGCGGTTCTGTTACCGCCCACTATGCTCAGTTTTGCCAAGTCAAAGCTGCTCAAGATATTTCATTACAGATCCACTGCTTAAACAGTGATATACAGACTGGCAATGATTTGCTTGTGGTGGATAGAACAGAGCGTCAAGGTACGGTCGGTGGCGGTGTGTTGAACATTGGCAACAAACTGACTTGCGTTAACTTAGGTGTTGAGGGGAATACCGCGACTCACATCATGGCCTTTAGTAATTTTCAGCAGCAGAAAGAGCAGACAGAAACGTTAAAAGCAAACTACAAATTGGCTCAAGAGCGAACCATGGAAGTGATTCGCAAAGAGATGGCCTTTAAGAAGATCCCAAAAGCTGAGAGAACCGAACAAGCAGAGCGTGAATTACAGCAGTTTAAAAATGAGATAGATAACAATCTGGTCGCAGCTAAGAACGCATTGGACTTGCACCAGCTAGAGTTTGAAGACAAGCTCGAGAATAATACCGTTGAGGTTAAGGGAAAGGTTTACTCTCATGTCACGATTCAGTTTGGTGACGAGAAGGTGACAACCTCAAAGGAACATGGCGCGAGTATATTCAGCTTCAACCAATACAAAATTAAGCGCACTTCTCCGTTTAGTGAAGCGATATAA
- a CDS encoding GNAT family N-acetyltransferase: MSKSDLPVATLMAQLETAHHRLGFYLCGSVVWADRVVQSFSDYFSSPRIAFLGGVGDEAHRCIHFKKGEQLLGQELDLLVVDFSSGFDANSFTAALGALVGGGVLIVRPWQSDQTNPAQQWLAQCLNQLIVLDESQPCSLPHYQVDSSDSTASMFEEQNEAIERLVNVVEGHRKRPFVLTADRGRGKSSALGIAAARLMASRQIRIAVTAPQLKSVQPVFSHAQQQLDITAENKGRLEFGASSLEFIAPDELLRTSKEFDFVMVDEAAAIPLPLLEAMVTRFHRLAFSSTVHGYEGSGRGFTLKFVDWLKKTRSGMRQMHLTQPIRWQCNDPLESWAFASFLLDAESQQVDVDSDTCPDDLLFSSHSPTELLANKHLLRQAFALLVNAHYQTTPNDLFSLLGDKQSQLYTLHNKQQLVGCLLTVKEGELSEELITDIALGRRRPKGQLVCASLITHLGMHEFGLHMSERVMRIAVQPQWQGRGLGSLMIEQLSQITEAGALTTSFGMTNELVRFWQANQFQPLKLGSARDAASGTYSLIMARALSLSSAIRTDYYPRQAPDWMLDRGEYLAPDLIRELMPLTKHSTVATDRQLVTNFANGGSNIESCAFVLHDWLSSLTKQQRQACSDLLLLHILCRLPVEVCCQRFSLTGRKQFDKQIRQDVLQLLQVS; this comes from the coding sequence ATGTCTAAATCTGATTTACCTGTCGCGACACTCATGGCTCAACTTGAAACTGCTCATCATCGCCTAGGTTTCTATCTTTGTGGTTCAGTGGTATGGGCTGATCGGGTGGTGCAGTCATTTAGTGACTATTTTTCCTCTCCACGTATCGCATTTCTTGGCGGAGTAGGGGATGAGGCACATCGCTGCATTCATTTCAAAAAAGGCGAGCAGTTGCTGGGACAAGAGCTCGACCTTCTTGTCGTCGACTTTTCTTCTGGCTTTGATGCCAATAGTTTCACTGCCGCATTAGGCGCTCTTGTTGGTGGGGGAGTGCTGATAGTCAGGCCTTGGCAAAGCGATCAAACAAATCCAGCGCAGCAATGGTTAGCTCAATGTTTAAATCAACTAATCGTCCTCGATGAGTCGCAACCCTGTTCTCTACCACACTATCAAGTCGATAGTAGCGATAGCACAGCTTCAATGTTTGAGGAACAAAATGAGGCGATTGAGCGCTTAGTTAATGTTGTAGAAGGTCATCGCAAACGTCCATTTGTCCTTACTGCTGACCGAGGTCGTGGCAAAAGCAGCGCATTAGGTATTGCGGCTGCGAGATTAATGGCTTCTCGTCAAATCCGTATAGCAGTGACAGCACCGCAATTGAAATCAGTTCAGCCAGTGTTTTCACATGCTCAGCAGCAACTCGATATAACCGCCGAAAACAAAGGTCGACTTGAGTTCGGTGCTTCCTCACTAGAATTCATCGCTCCAGATGAGCTTCTGCGGACTAGCAAAGAATTTGATTTTGTCATGGTCGATGAGGCTGCCGCAATTCCCTTGCCGCTGCTTGAGGCTATGGTTACGAGATTTCACCGCCTTGCTTTCTCTAGTACCGTTCATGGTTATGAGGGCTCAGGTAGAGGCTTCACACTTAAGTTTGTCGATTGGCTTAAAAAAACGCGCAGTGGCATGCGTCAAATGCATCTTACCCAGCCTATTCGGTGGCAGTGCAATGACCCATTAGAATCTTGGGCTTTTGCTAGTTTTCTATTGGATGCTGAGTCACAACAAGTCGACGTCGACTCAGATACCTGCCCTGATGATTTACTCTTCTCGTCACACTCGCCAACTGAACTGCTCGCGAACAAGCACTTGTTACGTCAGGCGTTTGCTTTGTTAGTCAATGCTCATTACCAAACGACACCGAACGACTTGTTTAGCTTGCTTGGCGATAAACAGAGTCAACTCTATACATTGCACAACAAGCAACAACTGGTGGGTTGTCTATTAACGGTCAAAGAAGGAGAGTTGAGTGAGGAGTTGATTACAGATATTGCCCTCGGCCGTCGACGGCCAAAAGGTCAGTTAGTGTGTGCCTCTTTGATTACGCACCTAGGTATGCATGAGTTTGGCTTGCACATGAGTGAACGAGTGATGCGAATTGCTGTTCAGCCGCAGTGGCAGGGAAGGGGGTTGGGCTCTTTGATGATCGAACAATTAAGCCAGATAACTGAAGCTGGGGCTCTCACCACCAGCTTTGGTATGACTAACGAGTTAGTACGTTTTTGGCAGGCTAATCAGTTTCAGCCATTAAAGCTAGGCAGCGCCAGAGATGCCGCAAGTGGTACCTATTCTTTAATTATGGCCAGAGCATTGTCTTTGTCGTCTGCTATCAGAACGGATTACTATCCAAGACAAGCCCCTGATTGGATGCTTGACCGAGGTGAGTATCTTGCTCCCGATCTGATTCGTGAACTCATGCCGCTAACTAAGCACAGCACGGTTGCTACAGATCGTCAACTTGTTACCAACTTCGCCAATGGTGGAAGCAACATCGAATCGTGTGCGTTTGTTCTGCACGACTGGTTGTCGTCGCTGACTAAACAACAACGCCAGGCGTGCTCAGATTTATTGTTGCTGCACATACTCTGCCGTTTACCTGTGGAAGTATGTTGTCAACGGTTCTCGCTGACTGGTCGCAAACAGTTTGATAAGCAGATTCGCCAAGATGTACTACAACTGCTTCAAGTGAGTTAG
- a CDS encoding ParB/RepB/Spo0J family partition protein: MAIKTSDLNAKLFGKANKRRATTPQEAQAAAKEQAQVIELSVAGEELVSFELMRIPADQVETQTVVFSENAREQSFLNEHALSDVLTTLRERGQQYPAVGRRNEDGKIEVLDGSRRRMSCILAGKEFLVYVAEGINEHHAKFLSDVANAHKPLSLYEKGKEMQAKLQSGEAEDQKALAKIFQCSEALVSGALKAADLPLELLQAYPNVAELGRPTIVKLHKQYNEMSGEKQQQLLDKCHADGQQVWQRSEAQGVARLTKEVSETIEAWIADLNPTQKPGSKKVDLVKGKVSYSRKGNAVSLNMKKVDDDTLNDILAFIESKF; encoded by the coding sequence ATGGCAATTAAAACTTCAGATCTCAATGCAAAATTGTTCGGTAAAGCGAATAAACGCCGAGCAACAACACCACAAGAAGCGCAAGCGGCCGCGAAAGAACAAGCACAAGTCATCGAACTCTCTGTTGCTGGCGAAGAGCTGGTGTCATTTGAGTTGATGCGTATTCCTGCTGATCAAGTAGAAACTCAAACGGTTGTGTTTAGCGAAAATGCGCGTGAACAATCGTTCCTTAACGAACACGCGCTTTCTGATGTGCTGACGACTTTGCGTGAACGTGGACAGCAATACCCAGCCGTTGGTCGACGTAACGAAGACGGAAAAATCGAGGTGCTTGATGGTAGTCGCCGTCGCATGTCGTGTATTCTGGCAGGCAAAGAGTTCTTAGTTTACGTCGCTGAAGGCATCAATGAGCATCACGCAAAGTTCTTGTCTGATGTGGCTAACGCGCACAAGCCACTCTCTTTGTATGAAAAGGGTAAAGAGATGCAAGCGAAACTGCAAAGCGGTGAAGCGGAAGACCAAAAAGCGCTTGCGAAAATTTTCCAGTGCAGTGAAGCGTTAGTCAGTGGTGCATTAAAAGCCGCTGATTTGCCTCTCGAATTGCTACAAGCATATCCAAATGTAGCCGAGCTTGGCCGCCCAACTATTGTTAAGCTTCACAAGCAATACAACGAAATGAGTGGCGAAAAACAGCAGCAATTGCTCGACAAGTGTCATGCTGATGGCCAACAAGTTTGGCAACGCAGTGAAGCACAAGGCGTGGCGCGCTTAACAAAAGAGGTCTCTGAGACGATTGAGGCGTGGATTGCTGATCTGAACCCGACACAAAAGCCTGGCAGCAAGAAGGTGGATCTGGTTAAAGGTAAGGTCTCATATTCACGTAAGGGCAACGCTGTGTCTTTGAATATGAAGAAAGTCGATGATGACACGCTGAATGATATCCTCGCTTTTATCGAGAGTAAGTTCTAA